Within the Catalinimonas niigatensis genome, the region AGCACAATTTGAGGCTGCTGTCTGAGCTGCATAAGGCGTATTTTTCTTGGATCCCTTAAAGCCCATCTTACCTGCTGATGCCCAAGACACTACCTGTCCTGACATGTTGGTAATAGAGATGATGATATTGTTAAATGAGGCTTTGATATGAGCTTGTCCTGCGGACTCAACCGCTACTACTCTCTTTTTTGCCTTATCTTTTCTTTTCTGAGCCATAACTATTTAACTCTACTTAGTAGCTTTCTTTTTATTTGCGACAGTTTTACGCTTACCCTTACGTGTACGAGCATTATTTTTGGTCTTTTGTCCTCTTACAGGAAGACCTCTACGATGTCTCAGTCCACGATAGCAACCAATATCCATTAGTCGCTTGATACTCATCTGAATCTCAGATTTAAGTACACCTTCTACTTTAAGTTCATTAGCAATAATACTACGGATAGCATTGGATTCTTCATCATCCCACTCGCCAACTTTCTTATTCAGATCAATACCTGCCTGATTAAGAATTTTTTGAGCGGCACTTCTGCCAATGCCAAAGATATAGGTAAGCCCTATTTCTCCTCTCTTATTATCGGGGATGTCTACGCCTGCAATTCTAGCCATAATTATCCTTGTCTTTGCTTAAATCTGGGATTCTTCTTATTAATGATATACAATTTTCCTTTCCTTCTGACAATTTTGCAGTCGGAACTACGCTTTTTAATAGATGCTTTTACTTTCATAGCTTACTTATATCTATATACTATTCTTCCTTTACTTAAATCGTAAGGTGACATTTCAAGCTTCACTCTGTCACCAGGCAATATTTTAATATAATTCATCCTCATTTTACCAGAAATATGGGCTATTACCTGGTGTCCATTTTCAAGCTCAACTCTAAACATCGCATTGGATAATGCTTCTGTAATCGTACCATCCTGCTCAATTGATGCTTGTTTCGCCATATAATACTATAAGTTTAAAAAAATAATTAAGGTTAAGTTAAGCTACAGCTGCATTTTCAGATCTACCCTTTAATCTTCCCGACTTCATCATTCCCTCATAATGTCTCATCAACAAATAACTTTCAATCTGCTGTAAGGTATCTAAGATTACTCCTACCATTATTAACAATGAAGTACCACCATAAAAATAGGAGAATTCAGTAGTAATACCTGCGACACTTGCTAAGGCTGGCATCACTGCAATGAGTGCCAAAAATAAAGAACCAGGCAAAGTGATACGTGAAAGTACAGAATCTATAAACTCAGCAGTAGGCTGGCCAGGCTTAACACCCGGTACAAAGCCACCGTTTCTTTTCATATCATCCGCAATCTGCTTTGAGTTGATCGTTATCGCAGTGTAGAAGAACGTAAAAAGTATAATTAAAATTCCAAACACTAAATTATATTGCCAAGAAGTAAAATCGGAGAATGTACTCCCAATAGATGCGGCTA harbors:
- the rpsK gene encoding 30S ribosomal protein S11; translated protein: MAQKRKDKAKKRVVAVESAGQAHIKASFNNIIISITNMSGQVVSWASAGKMGFKGSKKNTPYAAQTAASNCAQTAYDLGMRKVEVFIKGPGAGRESAIRTLQNTGLEVTMIKDVTPLPHNGCRPPKRRRV
- the rpsM gene encoding 30S ribosomal protein S13 — translated: MARIAGVDIPDNKRGEIGLTYIFGIGRSAAQKILNQAGIDLNKKVGEWDDEESNAIRSIIANELKVEGVLKSEIQMSIKRLMDIGCYRGLRHRRGLPVRGQKTKNNARTRKGKRKTVANKKKATK
- the ykgO gene encoding type B 50S ribosomal protein L36, with translation MKVKASIKKRSSDCKIVRRKGKLYIINKKNPRFKQRQG
- the infA gene encoding translation initiation factor IF-1, whose product is MAKQASIEQDGTITEALSNAMFRVELENGHQVIAHISGKMRMNYIKILPGDRVKLEMSPYDLSKGRIVYRYK